The Pseudomonas azotoformans genome has a segment encoding these proteins:
- a CDS encoding ABC transporter substrate-binding protein gives MLISTARIALLTLAVSTAQSAFAVQQVDLSPDRPRIHVPRNEAAIAQIPPGFKFAQPGKFTVAVSGVAGPPLALLANDDKTTIGSEADTAQLVADSLGLQLNVVQTSWEDWPLGVSSGKYDAVISNVTVTEARKKRFDFATYRQDVLGFYVKSTSKISAIKQAEDIAGLKIIVGSGTNQEKVLLAWNDANEKAGLKPALLQYFDDQAAAQLAVQSGRSDALFGPNSVYAYSAAITGGIKRVGTVNGGWPLKADIAVTTRKDNGLVKPIHTALEGAIAGGQYEQVLQRWGLDIERVDTSLINPPGLPD, from the coding sequence ATGCTTATCTCTACCGCTCGTATCGCCCTGTTGACGCTGGCCGTCAGCACTGCGCAAAGCGCATTCGCCGTGCAACAGGTCGACCTCAGCCCCGACCGCCCGCGCATTCATGTACCGCGTAACGAAGCGGCCATCGCGCAGATCCCGCCGGGCTTCAAGTTTGCCCAACCGGGCAAGTTCACCGTGGCCGTGTCCGGTGTGGCCGGGCCGCCGCTGGCGCTGCTGGCCAATGACGACAAGACCACCATCGGCAGCGAGGCCGATACGGCGCAGTTGGTTGCTGACAGCCTGGGCCTGCAACTCAACGTGGTGCAGACCAGCTGGGAAGACTGGCCCCTGGGCGTCAGCTCGGGCAAGTACGACGCGGTGATCAGCAACGTCACGGTGACCGAGGCGCGCAAGAAGCGTTTCGACTTCGCGACTTATCGCCAGGACGTGCTCGGGTTCTATGTGAAGAGCACCAGCAAGATCAGCGCGATCAAGCAGGCCGAGGACATTGCCGGGCTGAAGATCATTGTTGGTTCCGGCACCAACCAGGAAAAAGTCCTGCTGGCCTGGAACGACGCCAATGAAAAAGCCGGGCTCAAGCCGGCACTGTTGCAGTACTTCGACGACCAGGCCGCCGCGCAACTGGCGGTGCAATCCGGGCGCAGCGATGCGCTGTTCGGGCCCAACTCGGTGTACGCCTATTCGGCGGCAATCACCGGCGGTATCAAGCGGGTCGGCACGGTCAATGGTGGCTGGCCTTTGAAAGCGGATATCGCGGTGACCACGCGCAAGGACAACGGCCTGGTCAAGCCGATCCACACCGCCCTGGAAGGCGCGATTGCTGGCGGTCAATACGAACAGGTGCTGCAACGCTGGGGCCTGGATATCGAGCGCGTCGACACGTCGCTGATCAACCCACCGGGCCTGCCGGATTAA
- a CDS encoding amino acid ABC transporter ATP-binding protein, protein MSEARAGRIQIQGVGKRFGNQQVLKDIDLTIDPGKVTVILGPSGSGKSTLLRTINHLEKIDSGHITIDGEYVGYRRKGDLLYELKEREILKRRIDVGFVFQNFNLFPHLTAWENVAEAPLAHKRWSKSEAQTKAAELLAKVGLADKVDAYPRQLSGGQQQRVAIARALALDPKVLLFDEPTSALDPELVGEVLDVIKGLTQLGVTLVIVTHEIGFAREVADHVVFLCDGQLIEEGPPEQIFRQPRHPRTVAFLGKVL, encoded by the coding sequence ATGAGTGAAGCTCGCGCCGGGCGCATCCAGATCCAGGGCGTGGGCAAGCGCTTTGGCAACCAACAGGTGTTGAAAGACATCGACCTGACCATCGACCCCGGCAAGGTCACGGTGATCCTCGGGCCGTCCGGCTCGGGCAAGTCGACCTTGCTGCGCACCATCAACCATCTGGAGAAGATCGACAGCGGGCATATCACCATTGACGGTGAATACGTTGGCTATCGGCGCAAGGGGGACCTGCTCTACGAGCTGAAAGAACGCGAGATTCTCAAGCGCCGCATCGACGTGGGTTTTGTGTTCCAGAACTTCAACCTGTTCCCGCACCTCACCGCCTGGGAGAACGTCGCCGAGGCGCCCCTGGCCCACAAACGATGGAGTAAGTCCGAAGCCCAGACCAAGGCGGCCGAGCTGCTGGCCAAGGTCGGCCTGGCGGACAAGGTCGATGCCTATCCGCGCCAGCTCTCCGGCGGCCAGCAACAGCGTGTCGCCATCGCCCGCGCTTTGGCGCTCGACCCCAAAGTGCTGCTGTTCGATGAACCCACGTCGGCCCTCGACCCGGAGCTGGTGGGCGAAGTGCTCGACGTGATCAAGGGCCTGACCCAGTTGGGCGTGACCCTGGTGATCGTCACCCACGAAATCGGCTTTGCCCGTGAAGTGGCCGACCACGTGGTGTTCCTCTGCGACGGCCAGTTGATTGAAGAAGGCCCGCCTGAACAGATTTTCCGCCAACCCCGACATCCCCGCACTGTGGCCTTTCTCGGCAAGGTGCTTTAG
- a CDS encoding flavin monoamine oxidase family protein, translated as MGLTRREALSSIAAVGGEQAVKEALAALGLGPSSHRRPQPLKLKAGMGQGTRVLVLGAGIAGLVTALELTRAGFEVQVLEARDRVGGRTWTIRNGDRVDYKDGRTQTATFDTGHYFNAGPARIPSQHRTILDYCSELGVPLEVLVNSSHGAQVRPDVSKPAFTVGQAINDARGQVSGLLAKAVQRDALDDVLSAEERTRLLAFLQVYGDLSQALAFEGTIRSGHLESPVHPGALPASRRPLSLDQLLHPELWGALLHTEFPEFSATMFQPVGGMDRITDAFYQRVQGYVQLGAQVRQIRQLEDGVAVTYHDKLSGREQVVRADYLISTLPLPLLAKLDTDVSDPIKAALLSTRSDQATKVAWQSPRFWETDYRTYGGLSWIEHPARLLWYPSNDLNTREGLLVAGYVTGEGADVFGAQPFDQQYATSKEAVELLHPGYSKHLRNPLAVSWEQIPYSEGPWLQREHFPADASALLEAGHGRVYFAGDGLVQSGVGIWQESAANSARHVVGQLAERVTHQQHSAALAAS; from the coding sequence ATGGGACTGACACGACGTGAAGCGCTGTCGAGCATTGCTGCGGTAGGCGGCGAACAGGCCGTCAAGGAGGCATTGGCGGCATTGGGGTTGGGCCCGTCGTCACACCGCCGCCCGCAACCGCTGAAACTCAAGGCGGGCATGGGGCAGGGCACCCGCGTGCTGGTGTTGGGCGCCGGGATCGCGGGGCTGGTGACGGCACTGGAACTGACCCGCGCCGGGTTCGAGGTGCAAGTGCTGGAGGCGCGTGACCGTGTGGGTGGCCGCACTTGGACCATTCGCAATGGCGATCGTGTGGATTACAAGGACGGCCGCACGCAAACCGCCACCTTCGACACAGGGCATTACTTCAATGCCGGGCCGGCGCGGATTCCCAGCCAGCACCGCACCATTCTCGATTATTGCAGCGAGTTGGGCGTGCCGCTTGAGGTGCTGGTCAACAGCAGCCATGGCGCCCAGGTGCGGCCAGATGTGAGCAAACCGGCATTCACGGTGGGCCAGGCGATCAATGATGCACGGGGGCAGGTGTCCGGGTTGCTGGCCAAGGCGGTGCAGCGCGATGCCCTCGATGATGTGTTGAGCGCTGAGGAGCGCACGCGGCTGTTGGCGTTCCTGCAGGTGTATGGCGACCTGTCACAGGCGCTGGCCTTTGAGGGCACGATCCGTTCGGGGCACCTGGAGTCGCCTGTCCATCCCGGCGCCTTGCCCGCCAGCCGTCGCCCGTTATCACTCGATCAACTGCTGCACCCGGAACTGTGGGGCGCGTTACTGCACACGGAATTCCCGGAGTTCTCCGCCACCATGTTCCAACCGGTCGGTGGTATGGACCGCATCACGGATGCCTTCTACCAGCGCGTCCAGGGGTATGTGCAATTGGGCGCCCAGGTGCGGCAGATCCGTCAGTTGGAAGACGGCGTAGCGGTGACGTATCACGACAAGCTCAGCGGTCGCGAACAGGTGGTGCGCGCCGATTACCTGATCTCGACCTTGCCGCTGCCGCTGCTGGCCAAGCTCGACACCGACGTCAGCGACCCGATCAAGGCCGCCTTGCTCAGCACCCGCAGCGACCAGGCGACCAAAGTGGCGTGGCAGTCACCGCGATTCTGGGAAACCGACTACCGCACCTACGGCGGCCTGTCGTGGATCGAACACCCGGCACGCCTGCTGTGGTACCCGAGTAATGACCTCAATACCCGCGAAGGCTTGCTGGTAGCGGGCTACGTGACCGGCGAGGGCGCCGACGTATTTGGTGCGCAACCCTTCGACCAGCAGTACGCCACCTCGAAAGAGGCCGTGGAACTGCTGCACCCCGGTTATTCCAAACACTTGCGCAACCCGCTGGCAGTGTCCTGGGAACAGATCCCCTACAGCGAAGGCCCGTGGCTGCAACGCGAACACTTCCCGGCCGACGCCAGCGCCTTGCTCGAAGCCGGCCACGGCCGTGTGTATTTCGCCGGCGATGGACTGGTGCAAAGCGGCGTAGGCATCTGGCAGGAATCGGCGGCCAACTCGGCGCGCCATGTGGTCGGGCAACTGGCTGAACGGGTTACCCACCAACAGCACAGCGCGGCACTTGCCGCGTCATAA
- a CDS encoding RidA family protein: MSDSIQRTSVGDFPISQTVTVPASASLIFVSGTLPDLHDENAPVGTPAAYGTTEVQTVSVFNKLRKILRQQDLDLGDIVQLRVFLVGAEETGGKLDFAGLQAGYTQFFGTPEQPNKPARTALQVVALPLPGALIEVEAVAARTT; encoded by the coding sequence ATGAGCGACAGCATTCAACGCACCAGCGTCGGCGATTTTCCGATCTCGCAGACCGTCACCGTACCGGCTTCTGCCAGCCTGATTTTTGTCAGTGGCACCTTGCCCGACCTGCACGACGAAAACGCCCCGGTGGGCACGCCAGCCGCCTATGGCACGACCGAAGTGCAGACGGTGTCGGTATTCAACAAGCTGCGCAAGATCCTGCGCCAGCAAGACCTGGACCTGGGCGATATCGTGCAGTTGCGGGTGTTCCTGGTAGGGGCCGAAGAGACGGGCGGCAAGCTGGATTTCGCTGGCTTGCAGGCGGGCTATACGCAGTTCTTTGGCACCCCTGAGCAGCCGAACAAACCGGCGCGTACGGCGTTGCAAGTGGTGGCGCTGCCGCTACCCGGCGCGTTGATTGAAGTTGAGGCGGTCGCTGCGCGTACGACGTAG
- a CDS encoding amino acid ABC transporter permease gives MPIVAKSYDLIDSPSPVRQARVSTPIKALQVVPARHPWRWAGSIFAALVLLAIVHSLATNPRWEWGVFGQWFFSPSVLRGLGQTLLLTLLSTVFSIILGTALALARLSGSPLLAALAWGYIWFFRSMPALLVLIILYNFAYLYDHIVLGVPFTSVVFAEWSTVDVLSQFTVAVLGLSLMQAAYAAEIIRGGLIGVDAGQHEAAAALGLPASRRIFRIILPQALRSILPSGFNEIIGLVKGTSIVYVLALPELFYTVQVIYNRTQAVIPLLIVATVWYLIITTVLTSAQYYVERHFARGTARVLPPTPLQRIRRWVKEKTHE, from the coding sequence ATGCCCATCGTCGCCAAATCCTATGACCTGATTGACTCGCCCAGCCCGGTGCGCCAGGCCCGTGTCTCCACGCCGATCAAGGCCCTGCAAGTGGTGCCCGCGCGGCATCCCTGGCGCTGGGCCGGGTCGATCTTCGCAGCGCTGGTGCTGCTGGCCATCGTGCATTCCCTGGCGACCAACCCGCGCTGGGAATGGGGCGTGTTCGGCCAGTGGTTTTTCTCGCCGTCGGTGCTGCGTGGGCTGGGGCAGACGCTGCTGCTGACGCTGTTGAGCACGGTGTTCAGCATCATTCTCGGCACGGCGCTGGCGTTGGCGCGCCTGTCGGGCTCACCGCTGTTGGCGGCGTTGGCCTGGGGCTATATCTGGTTCTTTCGCTCGATGCCGGCGCTGCTGGTGCTGATCATCCTGTACAACTTTGCCTACCTGTATGACCACATCGTGCTCGGCGTGCCGTTCACCTCAGTGGTGTTCGCTGAGTGGTCCACCGTAGACGTGCTCAGCCAATTCACCGTGGCGGTGTTGGGCTTGAGCCTGATGCAGGCGGCGTACGCGGCGGAGATCATTCGCGGCGGGCTGATCGGTGTCGATGCCGGCCAGCATGAAGCCGCTGCGGCGTTGGGTTTACCGGCCTCACGACGGATTTTCCGGATCATCCTGCCCCAGGCGCTGCGTTCGATCCTGCCGTCGGGGTTCAATGAAATCATCGGTTTGGTCAAGGGCACCTCGATTGTCTACGTGTTGGCCTTGCCCGAGCTGTTCTACACCGTGCAGGTTATCTACAACCGTACCCAGGCGGTGATCCCGCTGCTGATCGTGGCGACGGTCTGGTACTTGATCATCACCACCGTGCTGACCAGCGCGCAGTACTACGTCGAGCGCCATTTTGCCCGTGGCACGGCACGGGTGCTGCCGCCCACGCCGTTGCAACGCATACGCCGCTGGGTCAAGGAGAAAACCCATGAGTGA
- the gspM gene encoding type II secretion system protein GspM, translated as MRRPLTPRERRGTALLVLALVLGTAYWLLVDSWFAGPLRDMGEQAEQLREQQQRYAGVLRQRDALRQQLEQARQDPASSTSLLPGDDPDVVAADLMQRLADLINSHANLGGGCSLTQRKPITPEQDDGEPYRQVKVSLTLDCAIEPLEALLHELEYQPPFLFVDELRIRRSQQAPANGGAGKLVVHLLVRGYLQPARVTP; from the coding sequence GTGTTGGCGTTGGTGCTCGGCACGGCCTACTGGCTGCTGGTCGACAGCTGGTTCGCCGGCCCCCTGCGCGACATGGGCGAACAGGCCGAACAGTTGCGCGAGCAACAGCAACGCTACGCCGGCGTGTTGCGTCAACGTGATGCGCTGCGCCAACAGCTTGAGCAAGCCCGCCAGGACCCCGCCAGCAGCACCAGTCTGTTGCCGGGGGATGACCCCGACGTGGTGGCCGCCGACCTGATGCAGCGCCTTGCCGACCTGATCAACAGCCACGCCAACCTCGGCGGCGGTTGCAGCCTGACCCAGCGCAAGCCCATCACGCCGGAGCAGGACGACGGCGAGCCGTATCGCCAGGTCAAGGTCAGCCTGACCCTCGATTGCGCCATCGAACCCCTGGAAGCGCTGTTGCATGAGCTGGAGTATCAGCCGCCGTTCTTGTTCGTGGATGAACTGCGTATTCGTCGCAGCCAGCAGGCGCCCGCCAATGGCGGTGCAGGCAAGTTGGTGGTGCACCTGCTGGTGCGCGGTTACCTGCAACCGGCGCGGGTGACGCCATGA
- a CDS encoding TonB-dependent receptor plug domain-containing protein, with translation MKRALQPTAALALALLANTSQAQDDSTLSTVVVTGNRGAEQRTVTSSPVPIDVVSAKQLQNTGKPGLMEALSAVIPSLTLPEKTGWDASGIARAPNLRGLSAAEVLVLVNGKRRHTAATLNINGINTGAAPADLDLIPISAIDHVEVLRDGAAAQYGSDAIAGVINVILKADTSGTSVTNVGQGYDGKKQTVQQSLNKGFEIGNGGIVQLALDARSQNDDNKASANGYTYAQAYEQAGRSTYGGYGTPKTNLLTLGYNAELPIDDSFSLYSFTTYSRRKAEQGQNFRLPTITNTITTGPNGYPGGYTPTWFIDEDDFQAAFGGKGTVGEWDWDLSTTYGRNDAEQGTTHNQNPSLGEATPNHFTSGTWISTELTTNLDFKRGFDIGLQKPLDLSVGFEHRRDTYEVQAGDYESYANGGYCVAPGNCASSGAQVTNGISPDEESSASRNSLASYVDVGFNPVPDWYVGTAFRYEHYNQGVGATRSGKLTTRYDFNPQFAVRATVSNGFRAPSLANSLFSARSTTYGVVDGVYQSINYGVLPVGSGAAQALGAQELKPERSTNFSLGFTLTPTDRLSFTADAYVINLRDRITLTGTLLGSEITQVLQGNGINSTSGGQYFINGADTRTKGLDLVSNYSQDLGQYGAVKWTAAFNWNQTRILNYKESTNILGTSYELMNREARNLITGVQPSTKLILGGDWSIDRFNVNLALTRYGSYKEVNSSANRDLDRIYAAKWITDLDLGYNLTKDLNIAVGAKNLFDIYPKKQGVPSSTMVSSYGVYSPYGFTGGYYYTRLTYAF, from the coding sequence ATGAAGCGAGCCCTACAACCCACCGCCGCACTGGCCCTGGCCCTCCTGGCCAACACCTCCCAAGCCCAGGACGACAGCACCCTGTCCACCGTCGTAGTCACCGGCAACCGCGGCGCCGAGCAACGCACCGTCACCAGCAGCCCGGTGCCGATCGATGTGGTCAGCGCCAAGCAACTGCAGAACACCGGCAAACCCGGCCTCATGGAAGCCCTGAGCGCCGTGATTCCATCGCTGACCCTGCCGGAAAAAACCGGCTGGGACGCCAGCGGTATCGCCCGCGCCCCGAACCTGCGGGGCCTGAGCGCCGCCGAAGTGCTGGTGCTGGTCAATGGCAAGCGCCGTCACACCGCGGCCACCCTAAATATCAATGGCATCAATACCGGTGCGGCCCCGGCCGACCTGGACCTGATCCCCATCAGCGCCATCGACCACGTGGAAGTCCTGCGCGACGGCGCCGCCGCGCAATATGGCTCCGATGCTATCGCCGGGGTGATCAACGTGATCCTCAAGGCCGACACCAGCGGCACTTCGGTGACCAACGTCGGCCAGGGGTATGACGGCAAGAAACAGACCGTGCAACAAAGCCTCAACAAGGGGTTCGAGATCGGCAACGGCGGCATTGTCCAACTGGCCCTGGACGCCCGCAGCCAGAATGACGACAACAAGGCCAGCGCCAACGGCTACACCTACGCGCAAGCCTACGAGCAAGCCGGACGCTCGACGTATGGCGGCTACGGCACGCCCAAGACCAACCTGCTGACCCTGGGCTACAACGCCGAGTTGCCGATCGACGACAGCTTCAGCCTGTACTCCTTCACCACCTATTCTCGCCGCAAGGCCGAGCAGGGCCAGAACTTCCGTCTGCCGACCATCACTAACACCATCACCACCGGGCCGAACGGTTACCCCGGTGGCTACACGCCGACCTGGTTCATTGATGAAGACGATTTCCAGGCCGCATTCGGCGGTAAAGGCACGGTAGGCGAGTGGGACTGGGACCTGTCCACCACCTATGGGCGCAACGACGCGGAGCAGGGCACCACCCACAACCAGAACCCATCGCTGGGCGAGGCCACGCCGAATCACTTCACCTCCGGCACCTGGATTTCCACCGAGCTGACCACCAACCTCGACTTCAAGCGCGGCTTCGATATTGGCCTGCAAAAGCCGTTGGACCTGAGCGTCGGTTTCGAACATCGGCGCGACACCTACGAGGTGCAGGCCGGCGACTATGAGTCCTATGCCAATGGCGGCTACTGCGTGGCGCCGGGCAATTGCGCGTCGTCGGGCGCGCAGGTCACCAACGGCATTTCGCCGGATGAAGAAAGCAGCGCCTCGCGCAACAGCCTGGCCAGTTATGTCGATGTGGGCTTCAACCCAGTGCCGGACTGGTACGTCGGCACGGCGTTTCGCTATGAGCACTACAACCAGGGCGTCGGCGCCACCCGCAGCGGCAAGTTGACCACCCGCTATGACTTCAACCCGCAATTCGCCGTGCGCGCCACGGTGAGCAACGGCTTCCGCGCGCCGTCTTTGGCCAACAGCCTGTTCAGTGCGCGCTCGACCACCTATGGCGTGGTCGACGGCGTGTATCAGTCGATCAACTATGGCGTGTTGCCCGTGGGGTCCGGTGCCGCCCAGGCGCTCGGTGCCCAGGAGTTGAAGCCGGAGCGCTCGACCAACTTCAGCCTCGGTTTCACCCTCACGCCGACTGATCGCTTGAGCTTCACCGCCGATGCCTACGTGATCAACCTGCGCGATCGCATCACCCTCACCGGTACCTTGCTCGGCTCCGAGATCACCCAGGTGCTGCAAGGCAATGGCATCAACTCCACCTCCGGCGGCCAATACTTTATCAACGGCGCCGACACTCGCACCAAAGGCCTGGACCTGGTCAGTAACTACAGCCAGGACCTCGGCCAGTATGGTGCGGTGAAGTGGACCGCCGCGTTCAACTGGAACCAGACGCGAATCCTCAACTACAAGGAGTCCACCAACATCCTGGGCACCTCCTACGAGTTGATGAACCGCGAGGCGCGCAACCTGATCACCGGCGTGCAGCCCAGCACCAAGCTGATCCTCGGTGGCGACTGGAGCATCGACCGCTTCAACGTGAACCTGGCCCTGACCCGCTACGGCTCCTACAAAGAGGTCAACTCGTCGGCCAATCGCGACCTGGACCGTATCTACGCCGCCAAGTGGATCACCGACCTCGACCTTGGCTACAACCTCACCAAAGACCTGAACATCGCTGTCGGCGCCAAGAACCTGTTCGACATTTACCCCAAGAAACAAGGGGTGCCGAGCAGCACCATGGTCAGCAGCTATGGCGTCTATTCGCCCTACGGTTTTACCGGCGGGTACTACTACACCCGCTTGACCTATGCCTTCTGA
- the gspD gene encoding type II secretion system secretin GspD: protein MRTSTFCLATALVLSGCGSFPDRLDPDDDLLHEALQGTGSQRPPTEQTVADSPPPAVKTPTQRQLIRGNQQFVRAPAAQPVAKEEGGDIVFNFADQPIEAVINSVMGDLLHENYSITQGVKGNVSFSTSKPVDKQQALSILETLLSWTDNAMIKQGDRYVILPAGQAVAGKLVPQMSVAQPSSGLSARLFPLRYIAATEMQKLLKPFARENAFLLVDPARNVLSLAGTPDELANYQDTIDTFDVDWLKGMSVGVFGLQRASVAELMPQLQSLFGPDSGMPLAGMLRFLPIERTNSVVAISSQPQYLSEVGDWIRTIDEGGGNEPQMYVYDVRNMKAADLAKYLRQIYGTGAIKDDTPAKVAPGLRTTTLSSLNTGGLQNNPPAAEAPEPEEKEVAPTNALEAGTRITAQKSSNQLLVRTRPAQWKEIEAAIKRLDNPPLQVQIETRILEVKLTGELDLGVQWYLGRLAGNSSSTTVANASGSQGALGGGGAGLGATDSLFYSFVSSNLQVALHALETNGRTQVLSAPSLVVMNNQPAQIQVGDNIPINQTTVNTGDADTTLSSVEYVQTGVILDVVPRINPGGLVYMDIQQQVSDAESQSANSDTPVNPRISTRSVSTQVAVQSGQTVLLGGLIKQDNGESVSAVPYLGRVPGLRWLFGTTSKSKDRTELIVLITPKVITSSGQARQVTDDYRQQMQLLRPGR, encoded by the coding sequence ATGCGCACCTCAACGTTTTGCCTGGCGACCGCTCTTGTCCTGAGTGGTTGTGGATCCTTCCCCGACCGCCTCGATCCGGACGACGACCTGCTGCACGAAGCCCTGCAAGGCACCGGCTCGCAACGCCCGCCGACCGAGCAAACCGTGGCGGACAGTCCACCGCCTGCGGTTAAAACGCCAACGCAGCGCCAACTGATCCGTGGCAACCAACAGTTCGTGCGCGCGCCGGCAGCGCAGCCGGTGGCGAAAGAGGAGGGTGGCGATATCGTCTTCAACTTCGCCGACCAGCCCATCGAAGCGGTGATCAACAGCGTGATGGGCGACCTGCTGCACGAAAACTACAGCATCACCCAGGGCGTAAAAGGCAACGTGAGCTTTTCCACCTCCAAGCCGGTGGACAAACAACAGGCGCTGTCGATCCTCGAAACCCTGCTGTCCTGGACCGACAACGCGATGATCAAACAGGGTGATCGCTACGTGATCCTGCCCGCCGGCCAGGCCGTAGCGGGCAAGCTGGTGCCGCAGATGAGCGTGGCGCAACCGTCCAGCGGCCTGTCGGCGCGGCTGTTTCCGTTGCGCTACATCGCTGCCACCGAGATGCAGAAATTGCTCAAGCCGTTCGCGCGTGAGAATGCATTTTTACTGGTTGATCCAGCCCGCAACGTGCTCAGCCTGGCCGGCACCCCGGATGAACTGGCCAACTACCAGGACACCATCGACACCTTTGATGTGGACTGGCTCAAGGGCATGTCGGTGGGCGTCTTCGGGCTGCAACGGGCTTCCGTGGCTGAGTTGATGCCCCAGCTGCAAAGCCTGTTCGGTCCTGACAGCGGCATGCCCCTGGCCGGCATGCTGCGTTTTTTGCCGATTGAGCGGACCAACTCGGTCGTGGCGATTTCTTCCCAGCCGCAGTACCTCAGCGAAGTAGGCGACTGGATCCGCACCATCGACGAGGGCGGCGGCAACGAGCCGCAGATGTATGTCTACGACGTGCGCAACATGAAGGCTGCTGATTTGGCCAAGTACCTGCGGCAAATCTACGGCACCGGCGCGATCAAGGACGACACACCGGCGAAGGTCGCGCCAGGCCTGCGCACGACGACCCTGTCGTCGCTCAATACCGGCGGCCTGCAGAACAACCCACCTGCCGCCGAAGCGCCGGAGCCGGAAGAGAAGGAAGTCGCCCCCACCAACGCCCTCGAAGCCGGCACCCGCATCACCGCGCAAAAGAGCAGCAACCAGTTGCTGGTGCGCACCCGGCCTGCGCAGTGGAAAGAGATCGAAGCAGCAATCAAACGCCTCGATAATCCGCCGCTGCAAGTGCAGATCGAGACGCGCATTCTTGAGGTCAAGCTCACCGGTGAACTGGACCTGGGCGTGCAGTGGTACCTGGGGCGTCTTGCGGGCAATTCCTCCAGCACCACCGTGGCCAATGCTTCCGGCAGCCAGGGCGCGCTGGGCGGTGGTGGGGCGGGGCTGGGGGCGACGGATTCGTTGTTCTACTCGTTCGTCAGTTCGAATTTGCAGGTGGCGTTGCATGCGCTGGAAACCAATGGCCGCACCCAGGTGTTGTCGGCGCCGTCGCTGGTGGTGATGAACAACCAGCCGGCGCAGATTCAGGTGGGGGACAACATTCCGATCAACCAGACGACGGTGAATACCGGGGATGCGGACACCACCTTGAGCAGTGTCGAGTATGTGCAGACCGGGGTGATTCTGGATGTGGTGCCACGGATCAATCCGGGTGGGTTGGTGTACATGGATATTCAGCAGCAGGTCAGTGATGCCGAGAGTCAGAGTGCCAATAGCGACACGCCGGTGAATCCGCGCATTTCGACGCGTTCGGTGTCGACGCAGGTGGCGGTGCAGAGTGGGCAGACGGTGTTGCTGGGGGGGCTGATCAAGCAGGACAACGGGGAGAGTGTGAGTGCTGTGCCGTATCTGGGTCGGGTGCCGGGGTTGCGGTGGTTGTTTGGGACTACGAGCAAGTCGAAGGATCGGACGGAGTTGATTGTGTTGATTACGCCTAAGGTGATTACCAGTAGTGGGCAGGCGCGGCAGGTGACGGATGATTATCGGCAGCAGATGCAACTGTTGCGGCCTGGTAGATAG